GGGAGGAAGGTTGCCAGATGAAAAACAGCATGCCCAGTTATTTGGAATTTCAAacagataaagtaaaaaaaaatttagtgtatGTCTCCTgcaatatttggaaatatttatactaaaaagctatgcattgtttatctgaaattacAATTTAACTAGGtatcctgttttttgtttgttttttggcttaaTCCGGCAAATTTGGGGTTGGGTGGGAGGTCTTTGTGTAGGGCCCAACCTGCCTGCCAAGGCCCACTCACCGGAGAAGAACTGGCtgatggaggtgggaaggagtgTGAGGAAGGCCAGGGGATGGGCGAAGGAGATGGAAAGGACTGCGGAGATGTAGGCCACGCCAGCCACCATGGAGTAGAGGCAAGCCAGAGAGGTGTAGAGGCAGAACAAGACGAAGTTGCGCATGTTCCTGCTCCCGATGCAATTCCCCGTGAAGAAACAATGATGGTCGTGCCTCAGGGTGACTCTGGCGCACACTCGGCAGAAGTGGGTGCTGGGCGGGGGGCACGGGGCTCTCCTGGCTGCAGTCCCCTGGCAGGCATCCAGGTCGTCCGGGGAATTCTGGATGACCAGGACGTAATTGCCCAGGGCGTTGGTTGAGAGGAACAGGAAGAGTGCCCCATGGAGTAGAGCGGGCGAGAAGAGCCTGGCAGCCGCGGGTTCCTCACGCATGctgggcaggaagaggaagagctgcAGCACGAAGGTCACCAGGGAGATGCACAGGAAGTAGGCGGGGGCCACCACGTTGAGCAGCCTCAGGGCGAGCATCCTCGATTACATTCCTAAGGGGCCCAGGGTGAGACGAAGACTTACTGAGCTGTCCAGGGGGCGCCATAGGGCGCTCCACCGGCGCTGTCTGCTCGTCCTACTCCATGTAAATCCATGTCCCTCGGATCACCCCTCCTTTCGTCCCTAATCCATGACCAAGCAGGGGCCCAGGGGTCAGGCACAAGGAGGACGAGGTCCGGGCTTGTTCTCAGTCTGTAAGGGGTCAGGGCAGGAGACTAGGGGCTCTGCCCCTTTATGGCAGCGGAAACGCGCCCAGGTTTGGGATTTCTTCTTCagacccaccccccacccccaggaggagAAAGCGGAAGATACAAAGTGAGGACAGATAGAAATGACCTACTGGGAGTTCTGTTTCACCTCCCGTTTCTCCgcgccctcccccccaccccgaatCTTGGGCAATACTCAGGGACCTTACCGGCAACCCAAAACGCTTTTGGGGAATGTGTGCTTACGGGTCGCGTGatgtttgcttgtgtgtgtgtgtgtgtgtgtgtgtgtgtgtgtgtgtgtgtgtgtgtgtgtgtgtgtgtgtaggggggtgtTCCTGGTGTGTGATTCTGTATGTGTAATCTGTGTACGCCCGGGTAtctgtgttggtgtgtgtgtgtgtatctgtgtgtacaCATACGCACCCGCTGCCACCTGGCTTTTTAGAAGAATCAATTACAACAATCGATACAGTCACACAAGCGCTTAGGCAATGGATGGGATGGTGGGGAGCGCAGCCGGAATACCAGGGTCAGCCGGTCCTGGTTAGCCCATGTCGCCGACTCTGGCTGCCCTGGCTATTTCTTTGCAAAGAGCGTTTTCATTTGAGGCGACGAAATTAAAATCCCCCATTAGCGCCTGCCTCCCGCCCTCCTGGAGCTAGAAACCCAAACAACCCCGATGGCGCTGAAACCCTTTCGATGCCAATATGCTCGCCCTGGGCGCAGGAGTGGATGTTTGGCCAAACTTTCAGCGGATCGACCCCTCGCCACCTAGCACAGCCCCCACCACATAGTCATTCCACTCAGCTCCCCCACAGCTCTGGTTCCTGACCAGCTTCGGAAGTCACCGAGAAATAAGATTCCAGGCGCCCACGAGAACTTTTCCAGGGGCTAAGGAGTAGGAGAtcccaaagagagagaaaagttctGGGAAGGCTGCTGCACCCACGATGGGTGAATGCCACGAGGCCTCCGTCCAGGCTGTCCCGTCCCGATTGGGTGCTTGATCACCTTGGAGTCCCCTTTGCAGGTGCCAGTGCCCCAGGGGACTCACGGCCGCCGTGGGAATGCGGGCCTCTCTCCGCCGCAGGGGTTTAGCGCAGGGCACGCCCGGGGGTGGTCGCTGGGGACTCCGCACTGCCTCCCTCCAGGCGCTCCCGGGGACTGCGGCGGCGCGGCCCACCCCAGAGAGCCGGCAGTCCAGGCTCCGGAGAATCTTGTCTTCCCCACGCCGGTCGCCAGGGGGGCCGCGGGAGCAGCCTCCAGATGCGCCGCGGCGCCTAGAAGGCGAAGGACAGGCTGGAGGAGTGAGGGGCGCACGGCGGGCGGCCCGCAGCCAGGGCCCAGCGCGGGAGAAGCGACAGTGGATACCGCCCGGGCGACCCTGGGGTGCGGGGAACTGTCCATTCAGCACTGGCGCCGGCCTTGCCCACGGCGGAGGGCGGCACAGCCGGAGCCCTAGCGAGACAGGCAGCGCCGGCAGCCGGCGGGCTGCTCGGCCACCGCCTCCTGGACGCCCGGGAAGCCgccccccgcgccgccgccgctgccgccacagccacacacacaccgCTACAGAGGGGTGAGGAAACGAACTCACCAAGCTCTGGTCGCAGACAAGAGGAGCCTTGGACGCCGGCTCTCGCCCTCCTCGAGGCTGCAAAGTTGTGGGCTCGGCCCTGCTGGCTCGCAGCCTCCTCACGCTTCGCTTCGGGGACTGGGCAGGTAGCGGGGGTGTCGGGAGGAGGGAGCGGGCAGCTGCCGTCCTCCCACTTGGGCGCCAGCGAGTGGGGACCAGGAGGCGGCGGGGACGGCAGCTGGGCACCCCCCAGGCCcgccacccctccttcccctccaggggGCGGCGCTCTGGCCACCCCTCTCAACATCGTGGACTTGTCCCCCCCTTCTTCGTTCTTCTGGAGCGGGCTGGGGCTCCCTGCCTGACTTCAGCCACTGGTTCCAGCTGGGGGCTCTGGATTCTACCATGATGTGGATGCTCTAACCATCATCTACTCCTTCCCTCCTCGTTGTGCCTGACACCCCTTCCTGCATTCTGCTTTCCAACTGAGGAAAACCTGGGGGTTTAGGCGCTCAGCTTGCCAGGGGCAACACCCATAAAGATCATCGTCATTGTGCACAGAGGGGTTGAGAGCCTCAACTCTGGAGCCTGTCTGCCTGGGTCTGAATATTCATCATTCACTACGGTGTGATCTTCAGATTctaatttccccatctgtaaaagagaTTGTGAGGATTCTATGACAATATATGTAAAGCCCTTAAACAGGCCCTGCCCATGGTGAGCACTGTTTGAGCATTAGTTTATAATTATTGACTCTATTAATTGGGCTCTTGCTACaaaccaggcactgtgctaagccttTAGCATAAGACAGAGTTTTTAATCCTTTCAGCAGAAGCTCAAggatccccattgtacagatgaggaggttgaagcacagagaagctaagtCACATGCCCAAGGACGTACAGTGGGTAAGTGATAGAGCTTGGATTTGAACTAATGCACCAGCTCGCAGCCTCTTCTCAACCCAGCATCACCCTGAGATCCAGGTGGAGCTTTGATTTGGGAGGACAAAATAGCAGTTTATCTAGACACAGAACTCGAACAGCTCGAACCAGGAGCTTTTGCCTAGAGTCCAGCTCCCAATTcccttttcctatttcctttctttctctgacccCTCTAGTATAAGGTGGGTACCAAGAGGCACCAAGAGGGTGGGGACAGTTGTCCAGTGTATGTCAAATGGAGGTTGGGGGGAGCAGAGAGAGCCTTAGAACCACTGTAGGAATATTGGTGCCACCACTACCTCAGTTTCCTGGCTGTCAGAGCTCACTTACTTGCCCTGTTTCACTCCTCTGGGTGAAGGCAaacatcataaataaataattattcattgcTTTCTCAACTGGTTGATGTAAGACAAGAGCAAACCCTTAAAATGAAGACCATATGCTTATCAGCTCAGCctatattttagaattatcagatactgttttctctgtattttatcagtgtacataaaaataaaaaaggggcTGGGAAACCTTTCCATATTCTGAAAGGAGCTTACATATAAGCAAAGGAAGAGTCTGCTAGGTGTTGGCCTCTAGGAATCTGGTAGCCCTCTGAGTTCCAGTGGCCACAGGGCAGACACAGGAAAGCCCAAATTGCCTTTTTCCCTTCAGAGCCTCTTTGTGTCAAGATCATGGCTGTCTGGACCCTTTTCACaagctctgcctgcctctcacaaaggcttgggagggagggagtggagcaCTTGGTATTGATTGAAGATCTCCATTCCCTAAATACCTTGAGAGTCGGGTGgtatttctaactttattttgCATATGGGTGTGTGGTGGGAAGGTGTGTGtctgaatttgtgtgtgtgtgaggagagggaaagagagagagaaaggagaagctAAAGGAACGTGGGAAGAtattggtgggggaagggagtatTCAgccaggaaagagacagagatctGGCCTTGGAAATACAAATGGACAGgaacaattatttatttagaaatataatttactaacAGATAAGTGCACTAAAGCTTCAGATCTAGAGCTAATAGTTCTCCAGtgccctcccatccccaccccaagtGAATTGAGCAAGAGAAAGTACAGccaaatgttattttgtttttctaaaatgggTGACTATACCTGACAAAATCAACAGAGAAGTCAATTTGAAAACTTCAATTCTGGCTCTGTCAGAATTAAGCAGACTAAAAACAGACACTTTattgccacttaccagctgtaggaccttgaacaagtcacttaacctctctactCTCAGtattctcatccataaaatgggatgaAGATGTTACCTTGTGGTGATGATGATCAAATGGGATAACTTGAGTACCTCAGTCCAGGCAGGAGATTGGACAGTGTTAGCTTCTTCCTCCTTCTACCTCTCTTCTGGTTCCTTATCTTTATCCACAAGAATGTCTTATCTTTCCAACCAAAATGAGAGTTCCTGGTCTATGTTGGAAATATTTTGGGGTCTCCTCCATATCTCCTAACATGATGATTTGCCCAGAAGAGACACTGAGCAAAGGGTCTCACTGATGAGTTGATACTGGTCTCTGTCTGAGAGAAAAAGTTATGTTCCAAGGTCTTTGAAATGTCTGGTGAGGACATATTTCCCATTGATCTTGCATCCTGCCACCACCCACCCCAACTATAATCTCATCCTCCCTAAACAGTGTCAGGAAATAATTTATGAAAGCACACTCTCCATCGCCCTTGTCATATATTCTCATAGTTAAGCTATGACTGTACCTGCAGGCAGTCCCAAGGGGGCAGGGACACAGACAGGTATCTGATTACTGTTGAGCACTTTCCCAGAAACACGTGCCACAAATCTTGCTATTTGGTGATGTTATGTGAATAAAATGAATTCCTTCCCTGTTGGCAATCATTCTGTTTTGCCTCAATATGTTGTGAACCAAGAGAAGAACTCTATGCAGCAAGAAGCTTGGGTGGGGAACTCCACACATGTCTGTCTGGCCCTATCACTCCCCAAGTGTTTGGGATGGAGAACATTCCAAGATGCAAGAGCCACACCTAAGGAGGATGTGGAGGGGGGGTTTCCTTCATTCTCATGCTCTTATTTCAGATTGATCAGTATGAAGATAGTCTAGTGTCTCAAGGTTAACTGATGCCCTGAAATTAAGATTTTAATAGACATCCCCAGACAGGATGCTCTTACTGCAGATAGCAAGTGATAGCCAGAGGCAACC
This is a stretch of genomic DNA from Camelus ferus isolate YT-003-E chromosome 6, BCGSAC_Cfer_1.0, whole genome shotgun sequence. It encodes these proteins:
- the ZDHHC22 gene encoding palmitoyltransferase ZDHHC22, which translates into the protein MLALRLLNVVAPAYFLCISLVTFVLQLFLFLPSMREEPAAARLFSPALLHGALFLFLSTNALGNYVLVIQNSPDDLDACQGTAARRAPCPPPSTHFCRVCARVTLRHDHHCFFTGNCIGSRNMRNFVLFCLYTSLACLYSMVAGVAYISAVLSISFAHPLAFLTLLPTSISQFFSGAVLGSEMFVILMLYLWFAIGLACAGFCCHQLLLILRGQTRHQVRKGVAVRARPWRKNLQEVFGKRWLLGLLVPMFNVGSESSKQRDK